GCAATTGACTCCAAATAATTGATGCTGTGAgcatcatatatttatatgaacacGCTCACAAACACACCCACATACACCCACACCTTATACGGATCGAAATCAAGATAGAGTTGATAAGTTTGATTGACAGGGGTAGGGCATCTCACTTACTTGAACATGCTTTGCCTCGATAAGTTTGTATCTGGTAGAATTGTTGTAGTGCACATTATTTTTGTGCTTATTCTAAACTCATGCAAATTTTGCTGGAATGTGGAAAATTCTTGGAATGttggtttttataatttttcttattttatatttcttcgatcttttgttattttgattaagttgggtgtttttttttttttgttccttctctttttcttttttgttgtcaGGAGCCTTGTCTATTCTAATGGCTATTTCAATTCTCCTTCTTTACTATATTACAAAGAGttaatattatacttctttAATGTTTTTGTTATTCTTCTGTAGGATATTTTGTGATTCCACGCGGTTTATTGGCCAGCTATGCTAATGTCTACTGGACTTAGCCTTCCAAAGATGGTGTTTGGTCATGGATTTTTTACCAAGGTATTTGAACCCAGAGTATAATGTATTTTCCCTCTATAGCTATAGATATAATTTCATTGTGTGCTATGTGTTCCTAGGGGAACTGTTGGTTTTGAAGTCTAAGCTCATATTTGGATCGTTTTTTAACTTTGTTATAATCATCTTAAATATACCATGATGCCTGCAGATTTATGCTTTTCTGCACTATATTGGAAAATTCGAAATTCTTAGAAAAGTTCTCTTGGGTAAATATATTGATCTGATGTATTTGAACAAGAGAAGTGAGATTAATGGGCTCAATAGAAATCACAGTATTATGTGCATACAATAATGAACATTTCAATGGTGATCCAAAGCAGTTATAATCAAATTAGACTTAAACCTATGTAGATTGTTCAAATTAATGTATTAATAACTATTTTAATCTGTTCAgcatattgataatttttttttcttttttctagttGATAAGTAGAATACTTTGTTTAACATTCTCTGGTTGTTGTAGTCTCATAAAATACCGGTTATCTCAAAGTAAGCTTTGTAGAAGTGTCTCTCTTGAACATGAAATTCTGTATGCTTCTTCAACTTGAAAAATCAGCAATCATGCACATGTGGTAGAGTTTTTAAATGTCACATAtgcctaattttattttatgcagcaatgctttttatttttaaaattataggaTGGCGTGAAGATGGGGAAGTCGCTAGGAAATACACTTAAACCAAATGATCCGGTTCGTAGACTTGGGCTCAATGCAGCCAAGTACTTCTTCCTTAGGGAGATGGAATTTGGTAACGATGGAGACTATTCTGAAGATTGTTTCATCAATATTGCCAATGCACATCTTGCCAATACAGTTGGTATATCTCCTCTGGCTTCTTATAGGCATTCTTTTTGGATCATTAAGGTTGCTTTATACTAGTTTGAATTGTGAAGTGAAAATGGATGTATATGATCTCAACTATTTCTTGCAGGAAATTTTGGACTTCTAAAAAAGAACTGCCAATCTACTTTGGTGGTTGATTCAACAATTGCAGTTGAAGAAAATGTATTCTGGGACACTGTAAAGAAATTGGTAAGATTTGTGTGGAATCATGTCTCATACAAGCGTGCTGTTAGTTTAGTGGAATGACTTGATAAAGTGTCTTTAATTTTCAAACCATGAAtgcctgtgtacttgggttatgcctatcaATGAATGCTTGTGTCATAAATTCTTGTTGAAAAATTTAGGagatttttaatcattttatttgcttccaCAAAATTTTCAATGAAATGTGAGATGTGCTCTAAAAATTATGATAGGAAATGTGagaattgttattttattattctggtTGGAAATGTGAGATGTCTtggaatatttttgttttttgttttgggtttattTTAGTGTCCTATGAAAATTGAGATGTGCACTAGGCAATTTTACTTGTCTACAGTCTTTGAAGACGCTTCCGCAAGTGCAGATGTGCTAGTTGAGTTGTTGGATCTTTAAGCTTTAAgaggtattattttttaatcttttttaagaTCATTGAGTTGGGTTGTTTAGTAGTGAGTGAATGGTCTGAGTTGTACTATGTATGCAAATGTTTGGCTTCTTGAGATGTGAGTGAGTTTGGCTGCTTCAGAGATGATATAGGATCTGTTCCACAATTCcttccaagttttttttttttttttgggaaaacatGATTGCTTTAAATTAACATGTTTTAACTCAGCTTAGTTTAGTGGTTTTATGGCAATCTTCCTGAACATATTCTAGAATCGGTTTAGCAACTGCGTTTGGCTTTTCCACGTGAGGAAGGTGGCCACATTCCGGTAATTGCCGTATAATTGCATTAGGGAGTTCACAGTGCACCCTCTGAATAACGAATAAAATAGCCATACAAGTCAGTTATTCAAACTCAATAAAGAAATGGTCATAATCTAGAAAggttgttgcccagatgactaacacaagagggggggtaaattgagttgtattaagaaaataaaaattataaatcaaatatacaatataaaatataaacaaaatacgaaataacaataaatataaagagtaagggtaagagagaagcaaactcaatatgttaacgaggttcgaccccattacctacgtcctcgcctcaagctaaccattgagaattcccaaatttactattcaacctcattcaggtggagatagaaacctattacacttttaaacaacaccgctacaaaggatccgcgtaaaacaccctctacacttgcaatcagtgattcaactatttcttgtgtagaacactttctatacgcacaagggttatacacaccattttactgatacaagagctgataatgggtaggttatcagaaaacactcatcaatgagtgaaataaaaacaatacagtacaaactatatatctctcaaaataaacaaggattaaggctcaatactaagataagagagaatgaaatttttgaatgaatgttatatgctctggctgttgtaaatgtgaagctctcaaatgatctatttataggcatatgagatttcatattcaaatttaaaaagattcacatgtcaaagacaacatcattcactttttcaaaaaattcaaataaaggttcttctttttcaattgtcaaagacaacatcattcatttttcaaaaacttcaaacctaatcttttacttttggcatatgacaaaaggagcacactttacttttcaaatttttcaaacataatatttttactttttgcatatgacaaaaggagcacactttacttttcaaatatttcaaacaaaacatctaccttttgcataaataaaaaaaagtatcaatcacttttgaaaatattcaaataaaacatgcacatgtgaaagatgacaatcaatcatttttaatattttcaaagttcaaacctttaatcaaggcatgcacatgtaaaatatgacaatcaatcatctttcaaaatttttaaatttaattttcaaaatattcatgcacatgtggaaaaagtattttaatgctttataataaaatattaattttgaaccttaatcctaatttcaaatttttaagagatttaaaacattactctatgactttaatataaacttgttcccttcttgcacatacttgtttcctttatgtgcttgactctattgtgtagacaacttgaatttgagacttttttattttttgaattcatttgttatcatcaaaatccatgtatagatatataattacacaaaacttgaaacattaGATTCAACAAATGTCATTAAAGATGAGCCCAAAAAATGTGGACAGGCACGTTGTGTGTTTGGAATGCCTTCAAACATTTTTGTTCTTACTTTCTGTTGCATTCTATGCTTTATCCATAAAATTTACTAACCACTGCAGGTTTGTTGCTAATGATCCTTTTTGCGCCGTGTTTGATTTTGTTGGAAGTATTCTATTGTTCGTATCAATTTCTCTTGTTTGtatcaatttcttttgtttccttcaaaattcaaacccaaAGGTAATACTGAAACCAATCGCATTTGTTtctaataagaaaataaatgcccAGCCTCCCTCCTTTGCACTTGATTTGTTTCTCATCAGCAATGTTCGAGTGACACTAAATAATACTGAAAAAGAATTCCACaatttttttgtgcattctTACGAAAGTTGTtttgtactctctctctctctctctctctctctctctctctctctctctctctaatttgaCCTAATTGTTATTTTGGTTCATGTTAGAATGTCATCATTATTAATATCTTTTGAAATGAGAAGCGGTTTTAATGTATTAAGCTATTTGTAATTTGAGAAACAGTTTGTTGTTGAGAAGCAGTTTTAATGTATTGAGCAGTTTGTAATGTATTGAGCAATTTGTAATTTCAGAAGTTTGTAATTTAATGTATTGAACAGTTTGTaatttgatactttttttttttttatgtattgagTAGTTTGTAATTTGAGAAGCAATTTGTTGTTGAGAAGCAGTTTTAATGTACTGAGCAGTTTGTAATTTAATGTATTAAGCAGTCTGTAATTTGAGAAGTAGTTTTAATGTATTGAGCggtttataatttgaaaagcAGTTTGTTGTTGAGAAGCAACTTTAATGTATTGAGTAGTTTATAATTTGAGAAGCAGTTTGTTGTTGAGAAGCAATTTTAATGTATTGAGCAGTTTGTAATTTGAGAAGTTTGTAATTTAATGTATTGAGCTATTTGtcatttgatatttttgtttttatgtattGAGCAATTACAATATATTGAGCAGTTTGTAATTTGAGAAGcagttttaatgtattttacaGTTTGTAATTTGAGAAGTTTGTAATTTAATGCATTGAGCTATTTGtcatttgatatttttgtttttatgtattGAGCAGTTATAATGTATTAAGCAGTTTATAATTTAAGAAACAATTTGTTGTTGAGAAGCAAGTTTAATGTATTGAACAATTTGTAATTTGAGAAGCAGTTTTAATGTATTGTGCAGTTTATAATTTGAGAAGTTTGTAATTTAATGTAGTGTACAGTTTGTAATTTGAGAAGTAGTTTTAATGTATTAAGCAATTTGTAATTTGAGAAGTTTGTAATTTAATGTATTAACTTGTTTGtcatttgatatttttgtttttatgtattGAGCAGTTATAATGTATTGAGCAGTTTGTAATTAGAGAAGCATTTCTAATGTATTGAGCAGTTTTAATATATTGTGCAGTTTGTAATTTGAGAAGTTTGTAATTTAATGTATTGTGCagtttgtaatttgaaaaacAGTTTTAATGTATTGAACAGTTTGTAATTTGATAAGTTTGTAATTTAATGTATTGAGTTGTttctcatttgatttttttttttttcaagcagTTATAATGTATTGACCAGTTTGTAATTTGAGAAACAATTTGTTATTGAGAAGCAGTTTTAATGTATTGAGCAGTTTGTAATTTGAGAAGCAGTTTTAATGTATTGAGCAATTTGTAATTTGAGAAACAACTTGTTATTCAGAAGCAGTTTTAATGTATTAAGAAGTTTGTAATTTAATGTATTGAATAGTTTGTAATTTGAAAAGTTTGTAATTTAATGTATTGAGCAGTTCGTAATTTGAGAAGTAGTTTGCAATTTAATGTATTGAGCAGCCTGTAATTTGAAAAATAGTTTTAATGTATTGAGTAGTTTGTAATTTAAGAAACAATTTGCTGTTGAGAAGCAATTTTAATGTATTGAgcagttttaatatattgagcAATTTGTaatttgagaaatttgtaatttaatgtATTGATCAGTTTGTAATTTGAGAAATAGTTTGTTGTTGAGAAGCAGTTTTAATGTATTGAGcagtttgtaaaaattttacaaagtcTTGAGTAGCAGGTTAATGTAAGGGTTCCAATTTACAAAAATGGCAACAATTGGCTTGTCAATATATAAATACCAACATCATATTAAAATTCACAAATATCAACAACTGTAAAGCCCATACATAAATACAAACAACAACTTGACTCTCAATGCACAAATACAAACCTAGAACCTACCAATACAAAAATAGCAACATGTCTTCCCAATACACAAATACTAACATTAGACTTGCCAATACACAAATAGCAACAACTGGCTTCCCAATACACAAAATACTAACAAATATCTTTCCAATACACAAATGGCAACAACTGGCTACCCAATACATAAAATACCAACAAATGTCTTTCCAATACACAAATAGCAACAACTGGCTTTCCAATACACAAAATACCAACAAATGTCTTTCCAATACATAAATAGCAACAACTGGCTTTCCAATACACAAAATACCAACAAATGTCTTTCCAATATACTAAGATGCACTATTAAGTCTGCCCTGCAAAATATACAACATACATCAAGTTAGTTTCCAATATAACAACTAAAAATATCAGTTGTAACAACATTAAATGTTAGGATTTAAAGTTTGGACTCTTATTATAAACAACTTACCCATGCTAACCACTGCAAAGCTTTTCAAATAACCCTCCGCCTTACCCACGCCAacccaaaattttttaaaaccatATAAATGTTAGTCTTATAAAAAACATACCCACGATAATCATGCCATTCCCGtggttgtgatccatccaactCAACGTGCAGCGGTTGTGATCCATCTAGCTTGAATTGCatctgtaaaaaataaaaactcatatattaatactatGTCGATATTACTATTAAAATATCGATAAATAAAGTTGGGATCCATGTACACTTTCTTGACTTTGTATTATCGTTTCTCGGGGCTGGGTTCCACTAATCTCAATAGCTGCTATGTTTTTTGGAACAACTTGATTCCAAATACTCGTAAAAAACACAACAATAAATCAGAACtcaagtataaatatatacttattatattatattacatgcATATGTCCAACATTGGACACATCCAACTTGGAATGGCCAAATAAATTCTTGTGAGTTTCTACGACTGGTGTATTTTCTCCATCTCGCTAATAATCAAGTAACAATTTTTTGagtaatcattttataataGATATTCAACAAATCCACATATCTGTTAGCATCCGGCTGCTGATCCCCTGCATCATAGCTGTTGTGGATTAACATGTATCTTCTTTTGATGTCCTTCCTCCATTGATCAAAATGTACCTATGTGGCAAAGATTTAAT
This genomic window from Carya illinoinensis cultivar Pawnee chromosome 7, C.illinoinensisPawnee_v1, whole genome shotgun sequence contains:
- the LOC122317450 gene encoding methionine--tRNA ligase, chloroplastic/mitochondrial-like; this encodes MGKSLGNTLKPNDPVRRLGLNAAKYFFLREMEFGNDGDYSEDCFINIANAHLANTVGNFGLLKKNCQSTLVVDSTIAVEENVFWDTVKKLVRFVWNHVSYKRAVSLVE